A single region of the Coprobacter tertius genome encodes:
- a CDS encoding tetratricopeptide repeat protein — MKKLLWAVVLSFSIISCGKTDKKAEAQYKKAEALYEQGDYNQAKQQIDSIKVLYPKAFDQIKKGMILMCRVNLKESERNLVYIDSLLPLKKAEVDRLKKDFFLSKDEKYEETGHYVYKSEKNNPVVNRSYVRAQVSEDGIMEIASVYFGPAALHHESMRVEAPDGSYAMTKVVPYDGARNFRFVNDGNTTEVVTYKGEQMIAVAELIYNTPGKIKVSYEGKRPYSFTLDDRSRKMINASYELAMAMKSVKELTREQAINNKGCEILRRQISDLESGKEQ, encoded by the coding sequence ATGAAAAAATTGTTATGGGCAGTCGTTCTGTCTTTTAGTATAATTTCTTGCGGAAAAACCGATAAAAAGGCGGAGGCTCAATATAAAAAGGCCGAAGCGCTTTACGAACAGGGAGATTATAACCAGGCGAAACAACAGATCGATAGTATTAAGGTATTGTATCCTAAAGCTTTCGACCAGATAAAAAAAGGAATGATACTGATGTGCCGAGTAAATTTGAAAGAGTCTGAACGTAATCTTGTTTATATCGATAGTTTGCTTCCTTTGAAGAAAGCGGAGGTGGACCGTTTGAAAAAAGATTTTTTCTTGAGTAAAGATGAGAAGTATGAAGAAACCGGCCATTATGTTTATAAGTCGGAGAAGAATAACCCGGTTGTGAATCGGAGTTATGTGCGTGCTCAGGTAAGTGAAGACGGCATTATGGAAATCGCAAGTGTATATTTCGGTCCTGCTGCATTGCATCATGAGTCGATGAGGGTGGAGGCCCCTGATGGCTCTTATGCCATGACCAAAGTAGTGCCTTATGATGGCGCCCGTAATTTCCGTTTCGTTAATGACGGAAATACGACCGAAGTCGTAACGTATAAAGGGGAACAAATGATTGCCGTGGCTGAATTGATTTATAATACTCCCGGTAAAATAAAGGTAAGTTACGAGGGGAAGAGGCCTTATTCGTTTACGCTGGACGATCGTTCCCGTAAGATGATAAATGCTTCGTATGAACTCGCTATGGCGATGAAGTCTGTAAAAGAGCTTACTCGCGAGCAGGCGATCAACAATAAAGGATGTGAAATTCTCCGGCGTCAGATTTCTGATCTGGAGAGTGGAAAAGAACAATAA
- a CDS encoding alpha/beta hydrolase: MKRILFLLIFTLLASGSLHAQYSMDVLGGRFEMRTLDMPDDYDGKVITTLIRREANKPSDKAILYIHGYNDYFFQSSLAKTFNDSCFNFYAVDLRKYGRSLLASQTPFQVHDLKEYFADIDTALHIMKEEGNKEIILMGHSTGGLISALYCEEYRNDLPVKGLILNSPFLDMNLNKFQEKILIPIVSFTGIFTKNMKIKQGKSTAYGESLLADKHGEWIYDTNKKFLQSRPLTTGWIRAIHRGQKKIHRGLDIPCPILVLFSDHSVYGDKWTPEHQNGDAVLDVKDIKKYGINLGKSVTEVAIKDGMHDLILSKKSAREATYNAIFQWLDKTGLD, encoded by the coding sequence ATGAAACGTATATTATTCCTCTTAATTTTTACACTGCTGGCATCGGGATCGTTGCATGCTCAATATTCGATGGATGTTTTGGGTGGAAGGTTCGAAATGCGTACCCTCGATATGCCCGACGATTACGACGGAAAAGTAATTACCACCCTCATCAGACGGGAAGCCAATAAACCCTCTGATAAGGCGATACTTTATATTCATGGCTACAACGATTATTTTTTTCAGAGTTCTCTGGCCAAAACGTTCAATGATTCTTGTTTCAATTTTTATGCCGTAGATTTACGCAAATATGGACGATCGTTACTCGCATCGCAAACTCCGTTTCAAGTGCACGACCTCAAAGAATATTTCGCCGATATAGATACTGCCTTGCACATTATGAAAGAAGAAGGTAACAAAGAAATAATTTTGATGGGGCATTCTACCGGCGGTCTCATTTCTGCCCTGTATTGCGAAGAATATCGTAACGACTTACCGGTAAAAGGGCTTATACTCAACAGTCCGTTTCTGGATATGAACCTAAATAAATTCCAAGAAAAAATTTTAATTCCCATCGTATCTTTCACCGGCATTTTTACTAAGAATATGAAAATAAAGCAAGGTAAATCGACCGCTTACGGCGAAAGTCTGTTGGCAGACAAACACGGTGAATGGATATACGATACCAACAAAAAATTTCTGCAATCGAGACCGCTTACGACCGGATGGATACGTGCCATACACCGGGGACAGAAAAAAATACACCGGGGTCTCGACATTCCCTGCCCCATACTCGTACTTTTCTCAGACCATTCGGTATATGGAGACAAGTGGACTCCCGAACACCAAAATGGCGATGCAGTACTCGATGTAAAAGATATCAAAAAATACGGAATCAATTTAGGGAAAAGTGTCACCGAAGTAGCAATAAAGGACGGAATGCACGATCTTATCCTTTCCAAAAAATCGGCTCGAGAGGCAACTTATAATGCTATATTTCAATGGCTCGATAAAACCGGACTCGACTAA
- a CDS encoding MarR family winged helix-turn-helix transcriptional regulator — MNHSALDIELVFVVLSGKLSAAINRKIYRSFRKMNIDITPEQWTVLYYLWSKDGVSQQELCNATFKDKPSMTRLIDNLEKQGLVQRSASRKDRRTNIITLTEKGRKLEIEAQPVVLETKEAALKDLSDEEIETAQYLLNKVFNNVKNSLGEKI; from the coding sequence ATGAACCATTCAGCTCTCGATATCGAACTCGTATTCGTCGTTTTAAGCGGAAAACTTTCTGCGGCTATCAATCGCAAAATATACCGGAGTTTTCGTAAAATGAATATCGACATTACTCCCGAACAGTGGACCGTTCTTTATTATCTATGGTCGAAAGACGGAGTAAGCCAACAAGAACTCTGCAACGCGACTTTTAAAGATAAACCGAGTATGACCCGGCTTATCGATAACCTCGAAAAACAAGGACTCGTACAACGTTCGGCAAGCCGGAAAGACCGTCGTACCAATATTATTACTCTCACAGAAAAGGGGCGTAAACTCGAAATAGAAGCTCAACCAGTCGTTTTAGAGACCAAAGAAGCTGCTCTTAAAGATCTTTCCGACGAAGAGATCGAAACCGCCCAATATTTACTGAATAAGGTGTTTAATAATGTAAAAAATTCACTCGGGGAAAAGATATAA
- the rpsF gene encoding 30S ribosomal protein S6 gives MNHYETVFILTPVLSDVQMKEAVDKFKDILVAEGAEIINEENWGLRKLAYPIQKKSTGFYQLLEFNADPTVIAKLEVNFRRDERVIRFLTFRMDKYAAEYAAKRRSVKSKEVKEN, from the coding sequence ATGAATCATTATGAAACCGTTTTCATTTTAACTCCCGTTTTATCTGACGTACAGATGAAGGAAGCGGTAGACAAGTTCAAAGATATTTTGGTTGCCGAAGGCGCCGAAATAATCAATGAAGAAAACTGGGGATTGCGCAAGCTGGCTTATCCTATCCAGAAAAAATCGACAGGCTTTTATCAGCTGTTGGAGTTTAACGCAGATCCGACTGTTATCGCTAAACTGGAAGTTAACTTTCGTCGGGATGAACGTGTTATCCGTTTCTTAACCTTTAGAATGGATAAATACGCTGCAGAATATGCTGCAAAAAGAAGAAGTGTTAAATCTAAAGAAGTAAAGGAGAACTAA
- the rpsR gene encoding 30S ribosomal protein S18: MAQQNQSEIRYLTPPSVDIKKKKYCRFKKSGIKYIDYKDPEFLKKFLNEQGKILPRRITGTSLKFQRRIAQAVKRARHLALLPYVTDMMK, from the coding sequence ATGGCACAACAAAATCAATCTGAAATCAGATATTTGACTCCTCCCTCAGTGGACATCAAAAAGAAAAAATACTGTCGTTTCAAAAAAAGCGGTATTAAGTATATCGACTACAAGGATCCCGAATTCCTGAAAAAATTTCTGAACGAACAAGGTAAAATTTTACCCCGTCGTATTACCGGTACATCATTGAAGTTCCAACGTCGTATCGCACAAGCTGTAAAGAGAGCTCGTCATTTGGCGTTACTTCCTTATGTAACAGATATGATGAAATAA
- the rplI gene encoding 50S ribosomal protein L9: MQVILKEDVLNLGYKDDVVTVKSGYGRNYLIPQGKAVIATPSALKMLAENMKQRAHKLEKIKNDAIELAAKLEGVSLTIGAKTSSTGKIFGSVNNIQIAEALEKAGYEIDRKVIYIKEAVKEVGAYKATLRLHKEVSVEIPFEVVAE; this comes from the coding sequence ATGCAAGTAATATTAAAAGAAGATGTACTGAATCTTGGGTATAAAGATGATGTTGTAACCGTGAAAAGCGGCTACGGTCGTAATTATCTTATCCCCCAGGGTAAAGCTGTTATCGCTACTCCTTCTGCATTGAAGATGTTAGCCGAAAACATGAAGCAACGTGCGCACAAACTCGAAAAGATTAAAAACGACGCTATAGAACTCGCTGCCAAATTGGAGGGTGTTTCCCTGACTATCGGCGCTAAAACAAGCTCTACCGGAAAGATTTTCGGTTCGGTAAATAATATCCAAATCGCTGAAGCTCTCGAAAAAGCCGGATATGAGATCGATCGCAAAGTGATCTATATCAAAGAAGCTGTTAAAGAAGTAGGTGCTTATAAAGCTACTTTACGTCTGCACAAAGAAGTTAGCGTAGAGATTCCTTTCGAAGTGGTTGCCGAATAA
- a CDS encoding FtsB family cell division protein has product MKKKLLHSWTFLRKHLSIIRIFAVSFIVIMLFVDDNSFLQSFLYDRKIRELKKEIEHYQGVIENSQQQLNELRSNSENLEKFAREQYLMKKSNEDIYIIEDSKNE; this is encoded by the coding sequence ATGAAGAAAAAACTTTTACACAGCTGGACTTTTTTGCGGAAACACCTGTCGATCATACGGATTTTCGCCGTTTCATTTATCGTCATCATGCTATTTGTCGACGATAACAGCTTTTTACAAAGTTTTCTTTACGACCGCAAAATCAGAGAATTAAAAAAAGAGATAGAACATTATCAAGGCGTTATAGAGAACAGCCAACAACAATTGAACGAATTGCGCTCAAATAGTGAGAATCTCGAAAAATTTGCCCGGGAGCAATACCTGATGAAAAAATCCAATGAAGATATCTATATCATAGAAGATTCCAAAAATGAATAA
- a CDS encoding type III pantothenate kinase, with the protein MMANLIIDQGNTTLKLAVFDKNEPVAFTQLRKWDEGIVSGLLEDYSIEACIYASVAAPSEKEIIWLGDNIERFIEFNHKTLLPINIDYRTPDTLGLDRIAGVVGAFYEKKGHDILVIDAGTAITYDVLTADGRFIGGNISPGIKMRLKSLHAFTGRLPMVPKEGDIPAIGYDTDTAIRSGVMEGIRFEMEGYIEEVKSKCPEVLIFLTGGDAFLFAERVKSTIFADKNIVLKGLNRILDYNVK; encoded by the coding sequence ATGATGGCAAATTTAATTATCGACCAGGGAAATACTACTTTAAAACTCGCTGTTTTTGATAAAAACGAGCCTGTCGCCTTTACACAACTCAGAAAGTGGGATGAGGGGATTGTTTCCGGTTTACTGGAAGATTATTCTATCGAAGCTTGTATATATGCTTCGGTGGCGGCTCCTTCCGAAAAGGAAATAATCTGGCTCGGAGACAATATCGAGCGATTTATCGAGTTTAATCATAAGACGTTGTTGCCGATAAACATCGATTATCGTACTCCCGATACACTCGGTCTCGATCGTATAGCCGGAGTCGTGGGGGCATTTTATGAAAAAAAAGGGCATGATATATTGGTAATAGATGCCGGGACGGCGATAACGTATGATGTGTTAACGGCGGATGGTCGTTTTATAGGAGGAAATATTTCTCCGGGTATAAAAATGCGTTTAAAGTCATTACATGCGTTTACCGGTCGTTTGCCGATGGTGCCTAAAGAGGGTGATATACCGGCAATCGGTTATGATACCGATACGGCTATACGTTCGGGAGTAATGGAAGGTATCCGTTTCGAAATGGAGGGATATATTGAAGAAGTGAAAAGCAAATGCCCTGAAGTTTTAATTTTTTTAACGGGGGGTGACGCTTTTTTATTTGCCGAACGAGTAAAAAGCACCATCTTTGCAGATAAAAATATTGTATTAAAAGGATTAAACAGAATACTGGACTATAATGTTAAATAA
- the lptC gene encoding LPS export ABC transporter periplasmic protein LptC, whose amino-acid sequence MAIPDTSFWRKNDTLMRLMPLLLAIVSGFIFIFSSCTSKTKTEVAGEITDAKLLPTLYTYDVETLISDSGITRYRVKAKEWLMFEAAAEPYWYFPKGLYVEQFDSTYHTESFIVGDTAYYYKDKKLWKLVGNVRMENIKNEIFETQLLFWDQNRREMYTDSNVYIQRDDKIIRARNFVSNESMTRYLFKGAYDSSFPIKQESRTSDSTNVAISADERSNAQRYAPRRKGGGE is encoded by the coding sequence ATGGCAATACCTGATACTTCTTTTTGGAGGAAAAATGATACTCTGATGCGTCTTATGCCGCTTTTGCTGGCAATCGTGTCGGGGTTTATCTTTATTTTTTCTTCATGTACATCTAAAACAAAAACTGAAGTCGCAGGAGAAATAACGGATGCTAAGCTGCTGCCAACGTTATACACTTACGATGTAGAGACGCTTATATCCGACTCGGGTATTACGCGGTATCGGGTGAAAGCTAAGGAATGGCTGATGTTTGAAGCGGCAGCGGAGCCGTATTGGTATTTTCCGAAGGGACTTTATGTAGAACAATTCGATTCTACCTATCATACCGAATCATTTATAGTAGGAGATACCGCCTATTATTATAAAGATAAAAAGTTGTGGAAACTGGTGGGAAACGTCAGAATGGAAAATATTAAAAACGAAATATTCGAAACGCAGCTACTTTTCTGGGATCAGAACCGGAGAGAAATGTATACCGATAGCAATGTATATATACAGCGGGATGATAAAATTATACGAGCCCGTAATTTCGTTTCAAACGAGTCGATGACACGTTACCTTTTTAAAGGCGCTTATGATTCCAGTTTCCCGATAAAGCAGGAGTCTCGTACTTCGGATAGCACTAACGTCGCTATTTCTGCCGATGAACGGTCTAATGCTCAACGTTACGCCCCTCGTCGGAAAGGAGGTGGAGAATGA
- a CDS encoding hemolysin family protein, with translation MSLLIWTIIVSLLFSAFFSGMEIAFVSSNKVRFEIDMKKSTLLGRALNVFYRHQEQFISTMLVGNNIALVIYGIGMAQVLEPLLAGIFNNEIFVVLGQTLLSTLLILLTAEFLPKTLFRINPNSVMRVFALPAYLFYIILYPVSKLTAVLSKGVLWLGGVKISKDRDGSLMSKVDLDYFIQQSIEDADDENEVETEVKIFQNALDFSNLKLRDCMIPRNEVVAVDIDSTTADGLISEFIETGLSKILVYRDNIDNVIGYIHSSEMFKKSDNWRIKIKPILQVPETMPAKNLMKMLMQQKKSIAVVIDEFGGTGGVVTLEDLVEEIFGDIEDEHDVRNYVLQKVSDTEYIFSGRLEIEKINEKYDIELPESDDYMTIAGFILWYVKTIPQQGETVEIPPFKFKILKRNATKIELVRMKIEK, from the coding sequence ATGAGTCTATTGATATGGACCATTATAGTGTCACTGCTTTTTTCTGCCTTTTTTTCAGGGATGGAGATTGCTTTTGTTTCTTCTAACAAGGTGAGATTTGAAATCGATATGAAGAAATCGACACTTCTGGGGCGTGCGCTTAATGTTTTTTATCGTCATCAGGAACAATTTATTTCTACCATGTTGGTAGGGAATAATATCGCATTGGTAATATATGGTATCGGTATGGCTCAGGTACTCGAGCCGTTGCTTGCCGGTATATTTAATAATGAAATATTCGTGGTATTGGGGCAAACCCTTTTATCGACATTGTTGATATTGCTTACGGCTGAATTTTTACCCAAAACGCTTTTTCGCATAAACCCTAATTCGGTAATGCGGGTATTTGCATTACCGGCTTATCTTTTTTATATCATACTATATCCGGTTTCGAAGCTGACGGCAGTACTTTCTAAAGGAGTCTTGTGGTTAGGCGGTGTAAAGATTTCGAAAGATCGGGATGGGAGCCTGATGAGCAAAGTCGATCTCGATTATTTTATACAACAGAGTATCGAAGATGCCGATGATGAAAACGAAGTGGAAACAGAGGTGAAGATTTTTCAGAACGCACTTGATTTTTCGAATCTGAAATTAAGGGATTGTATGATTCCCCGTAATGAGGTTGTCGCTGTAGATATAGATTCGACAACGGCCGACGGCCTTATTTCGGAATTTATAGAAACGGGACTATCTAAAATATTAGTATATCGAGATAACATAGATAATGTAATCGGTTATATACATTCTTCTGAAATGTTTAAAAAATCGGACAACTGGAGAATTAAAATAAAACCTATTTTACAGGTACCCGAAACCATGCCTGCTAAGAACTTGATGAAGATGCTTATGCAGCAGAAGAAAAGTATCGCTGTGGTAATCGATGAATTTGGTGGAACCGGAGGTGTTGTTACTTTGGAAGATTTGGTAGAAGAAATATTTGGAGATATAGAAGATGAGCATGATGTGCGTAATTATGTGTTGCAAAAAGTGAGTGACACGGAATATATTTTTTCGGGGCGTCTCGAAATTGAGAAAATAAATGAAAAATACGATATAGAATTACCGGAATCGGATGATTATATGACTATTGCCGGCTTTATTCTTTGGTATGTGAAAACAATTCCCCAACAGGGCGAAACTGTTGAAATACCCCCTTTTAAATTTAAAATATTAAAAAGAAATGCAACAAAAATAGAACTCGTAAGAATGAAAATAGAGAAATAA
- a CDS encoding peptidylprolyl isomerase, with amino-acid sequence MATLEKIRGKAGLLVTVIGVALLAFIVGDLLNSGHTFFRMNQDKVAVVNGKRITVEEFQNRVNQRTEEMQNMYKRYGMSLPEGAAASINKEVFDQMINELLLQDETAKLGITVSKQELADLLQGDNIVPEVKQLFTDPNTGVFDKQFLLSFLNMILNGTNANMSEEEARQLEQQRQMWINLEKNVKQQRLVQKFYTLMSKSVVPNKLDIEAAYEDGKTSADFIYAMQPYSSIADSTVKISDSELKELYNKEKENFKREEQRVVKYFTVDIVPSKADFKATEDRINSLKANFASTKDVAGMLSFNTDVPYVDAYVSERSMDADMKNFVTKAQINDVEGPIFDNNSYKMYRLMGRTVGPDSVKVRHIMFPLQNDPQITARYDSVYKVAKNGGDFAALARQFSGDRNSASNGGDMGWMTEVSASQLGQKFVSAIFSAAKGSVFTVESPYGKHIVEVTERTANVPKAKVAQLVLTVRPSSETYSNLYNGISQYIATNNKVDSFEKNASEKGYNISTADLTRDDIGLGSVRDARKVIKWAFNAKKGDISEIFNTENKFLVGVLANIVKEGYASPKDVENQLKMQLMADKKADIIMNALKEKGASSIDSYAQAMSSKVDTAKFVSFNTNAITGIGFEPILTATAPYAPENKVDGPLKGNNGVYVISVYNKTTNPQPMNNDAEKQKYIQLVNSAMSNQLIEVMKNKADIEDNRIKFF; translated from the coding sequence ATGGCTACGTTAGAGAAAATTAGAGGTAAAGCAGGTCTGCTCGTCACCGTTATCGGTGTGGCATTACTTGCCTTTATCGTGGGAGACCTGTTGAATTCGGGTCATACATTCTTTAGAATGAATCAGGATAAAGTGGCTGTGGTCAACGGTAAGAGGATTACGGTCGAAGAGTTTCAGAATCGTGTAAATCAGCGTACGGAAGAAATGCAGAATATGTATAAAAGATACGGTATGTCTCTTCCCGAAGGTGCTGCTGCAAGCATAAATAAGGAGGTTTTCGACCAGATGATAAATGAATTGCTATTACAGGATGAAACGGCAAAATTGGGGATTACGGTATCCAAACAGGAACTTGCCGACCTGTTGCAAGGAGATAATATCGTTCCTGAAGTAAAGCAGTTGTTTACCGATCCGAACACAGGAGTATTTGATAAACAATTTTTGCTTAGTTTTCTGAATATGATTCTGAACGGAACGAATGCGAATATGAGCGAAGAAGAGGCTCGTCAACTCGAACAACAACGTCAGATGTGGATTAACCTCGAAAAGAATGTAAAACAGCAACGGTTGGTTCAGAAATTCTATACGTTGATGTCTAAATCGGTCGTTCCTAATAAATTAGACATTGAGGCAGCCTATGAGGACGGAAAAACAAGCGCAGATTTCATATATGCTATGCAACCTTATAGTTCTATTGCCGATTCAACGGTAAAAATCAGCGATTCGGAGTTGAAAGAGCTTTATAATAAAGAAAAAGAAAATTTTAAACGCGAAGAGCAACGTGTCGTTAAATATTTTACGGTCGATATCGTTCCCAGTAAAGCTGACTTTAAAGCGACTGAGGATAGAATCAATAGTCTTAAAGCTAATTTTGCATCTACCAAAGATGTTGCCGGTATGTTGAGTTTCAATACAGATGTGCCTTATGTTGACGCTTATGTTTCGGAAAGAAGTATGGATGCCGACATGAAAAATTTTGTGACAAAAGCTCAGATTAATGATGTGGAAGGCCCTATCTTCGATAATAATTCATATAAAATGTATCGTTTGATGGGTAGAACTGTCGGACCCGATTCGGTTAAAGTTCGTCATATTATGTTCCCTTTACAGAACGATCCTCAGATAACTGCCCGGTACGACAGCGTATATAAGGTTGCTAAGAACGGCGGTGATTTCGCCGCTTTGGCAAGACAATTTTCAGGTGACCGCAATTCTGCCTCCAATGGAGGAGATATGGGTTGGATGACTGAAGTTTCTGCTTCGCAGTTGGGACAGAAATTCGTATCGGCTATATTCAGTGCGGCTAAAGGCTCTGTATTTACGGTAGAAAGTCCCTATGGAAAACATATCGTAGAGGTAACCGAGCGTACGGCTAATGTTCCGAAGGCTAAGGTTGCACAGTTGGTATTGACGGTACGCCCCAGTTCCGAAACGTACAGTAATTTGTATAATGGTATAAGTCAGTATATCGCAACCAATAATAAGGTAGATTCTTTCGAAAAGAATGCATCTGAAAAAGGATATAATATTTCTACTGCAGACTTAACGCGTGACGATATAGGTCTGGGTTCGGTAAGAGATGCCCGTAAGGTAATCAAATGGGCATTCAATGCGAAAAAAGGTGATATATCTGAAATCTTTAATACTGAAAATAAATTTTTAGTAGGAGTATTGGCCAATATTGTAAAAGAAGGATATGCTTCTCCTAAGGATGTTGAGAATCAGTTGAAAATGCAACTGATGGCCGATAAAAAGGCTGATATTATCATGAATGCTTTAAAAGAAAAAGGAGCGTCTTCGATCGATTCTTATGCTCAGGCTATGTCATCTAAAGTGGATACGGCTAAATTTGTTAGCTTTAATACCAATGCCATTACCGGTATCGGTTTCGAACCTATTTTAACGGCAACAGCACCTTATGCTCCCGAAAATAAAGTGGATGGCCCGTTAAAAGGTAATAATGGGGTATATGTTATCTCGGTATATAATAAAACGACCAATCCTCAGCCGATGAATAATGATGCAGAGAAACAGAAATATATACAGCTTGTGAATTCGGCTATGTCTAATCAGTTAATAGAGGTAATGAAAAATAAAGCCGATATTGAAGATAACCGTATAAAGTTTTTCTAA
- a CDS encoding energy transducer TonB, translated as MQIKTIISLCTFGLIAFNVEAQRPAHFSEYIIIEGDTIKLPGQWSELEKLGWRFENEKDATYELPYYFETGYGQEQSLLSYSAEILTRGGKRLKVSFTNTFGKPMPVRECRVSRIGSYFDSPDKKSPDFELMGGIKKGTRLGKVFGKYGYADIPTGRPRYFSRKNQVPVLLYEDKLKNNSLHIYWKKGLIRKIAYFDISREADMINMISDSLKSFPPSFPGGQSALLQFIRSNLRYPPQAMENGISGMVVCTVTIKADGMVGDVEVTRSPADILSEEAVRVIKIMPRWTPGIIENVKSSYQIVIPIMFRLQ; from the coding sequence ATGCAAATAAAAACGATTATTTCACTATGCACTTTTGGATTAATTGCATTTAATGTTGAAGCTCAACGTCCTGCACATTTTTCAGAGTATATCATTATCGAGGGAGATACCATAAAGCTTCCCGGCCAGTGGAGCGAGTTGGAGAAATTGGGATGGAGGTTCGAAAATGAAAAAGACGCGACTTACGAATTACCTTATTATTTCGAAACCGGATATGGCCAGGAGCAGAGCCTCCTTTCTTATAGTGCGGAAATACTCACCCGGGGTGGGAAACGGTTAAAGGTATCATTTACGAATACTTTCGGAAAACCGATGCCGGTTCGAGAATGCCGGGTTTCGAGGATAGGTAGTTATTTTGATTCTCCTGATAAAAAGTCTCCCGATTTTGAGCTAATGGGAGGTATTAAAAAGGGTACAAGGTTGGGAAAAGTGTTCGGCAAGTATGGTTATGCGGATATTCCAACGGGGAGACCTCGGTATTTTAGCCGTAAAAATCAAGTTCCGGTGTTGTTGTATGAAGATAAGTTAAAGAATAATTCCCTGCATATATATTGGAAAAAGGGTCTGATACGGAAAATAGCTTATTTCGATATTTCGCGAGAGGCAGATATGATTAATATGATCTCTGACTCCCTGAAATCTTTTCCTCCCAGTTTTCCCGGGGGACAAAGCGCACTGCTACAATTTATACGGAGTAATCTGAGATATCCTCCTCAGGCCATGGAGAATGGAATATCGGGGATGGTGGTTTGTACGGTTACCATAAAAGCTGACGGCATGGTGGGTGATGTGGAAGTTACCCGATCTCCGGCCGATATATTGTCGGAAGAAGCGGTTCGGGTGATTAAAATTATGCCTCGTTGGACGCCGGGAATAATCGAAAATGTAAAATCATCCTATCAAATTGTGATTCCCATTATGTTCCGTTTGCAATAA